One Desulfocurvibacter africanus subsp. africanus DSM 2603 genomic region harbors:
- a CDS encoding FAD-binding and (Fe-S)-binding domain-containing protein has product MPKKGPHISIPEERLVPRVLGLSLEQFAQWPESVRELGVELAAELFLVRCNPFIDAALVRQSVGARLTRSLPTLSGEYPHMFREAVNTFWRGYDEDQFIKNEIVRRLEALLPPESMVHEPGSLIETSTDATDLRMELPLLMVSPQTTAEVQAIVRLAGEMGFFLVPRGGGTGLTGGAVPALRRTVILSLSRMKTIYPVDTENKVLCAQAGVLTLNAIKAAEKAGLLFTVDPASKAGSSIGGNISENSGGPFAFEYGTTLDNILSFKQVMPDGSLVEVRRKDHPRHKIMPGESAVFEVLDESGGLLRTVTLSGDEIRGPGLGKDVSNKFLGGLPGVQKEGVDGVIVEGCFTLYDTLKLSRTLCLEFFGRSMHNAMLVIKDVVGLRDRIRQEGDLVKISSLEEFNSKYVQAIGYQKKSARYEGEPISVLLLQLDSDDAQALDAAVSAIVDLAEPYEGVDIFVARDDKEAEHFWEDRHKLSAIAKRTSGFKVNEDIVIPLEGVPVFSDFLEDLNLYYMAYAYRLALQEAGKLPGLDLKDKSLDQEMITSMKILRGQLSAKDMTEQELEIRAALFFQDLENRYPKLKERLAQVLHDMRATRIVLASHMHAGDGNCHVNIPVNSNDPQMLALAYEAAGKVFEKVLFMGGGVSGEHGIGITKIAFLQEEKMEALRRYKAVVDPKGIINPGKLVTREMAVEPYTFSFNRLIQDLAKTALPDKERLIKLLSDIQVCTRCGKCKQVCPMYYPEKGLLYHPRNKNMTIGALVEAVYYSQMHEGRPEQRLLDSLRRLTEHCTACGRCASCPVKINSADVTLFMRAFLDEKKAGGHPIKTNVLGWLAKEPEIRAPMAAKAAAVGQNLQNRMVGLMPPRWRDRLANPLFSGKGPEVDFRNLAESLHLNRGSIFAPESLEDGRDVPEAVFYFPGCGASLFSRSIGMASLYLLIRSGVSVILPPKHLCCGYPLLSQGMEEAYLVNQDRNLPVIRSALREAKQLGFFANTVLTSCGTCRESLQKYGVEMIFGLNVRHLDVTQYLLGKLSLKGKATGPLLYHSACHAEWNGLAPAKSGEAYRKGLAELTGTKVHLSPGCCGESGLGAMTSPAIYNKLRGRKQVQLAEDLEGCADCQVVVGCPSCKMGISRCLLGMEGQAARREVLHAVEYLARLAGGPDWRTQLLKSLAKDPERRGLRIVRNLD; this is encoded by the coding sequence ATGCCCAAGAAAGGTCCGCATATTTCCATTCCCGAGGAACGCCTCGTCCCCAGGGTTCTCGGCCTGAGCCTGGAACAGTTCGCCCAATGGCCCGAGTCCGTCCGGGAATTGGGGGTGGAGCTCGCCGCGGAGCTGTTCCTCGTACGCTGCAATCCCTTTATCGACGCGGCCCTGGTGCGCCAGAGCGTGGGAGCGAGGCTGACCCGCAGTCTGCCCACTTTGTCGGGCGAATATCCGCACATGTTCCGCGAGGCCGTGAACACTTTCTGGCGCGGCTATGACGAGGACCAGTTCATCAAGAATGAAATCGTGCGCCGCCTGGAGGCCTTGCTGCCGCCTGAGAGCATGGTCCATGAGCCGGGCAGCCTCATCGAGACGTCCACCGATGCAACGGACCTGCGCATGGAGCTGCCGCTGCTCATGGTATCGCCGCAGACCACGGCCGAGGTTCAGGCCATCGTGCGACTGGCTGGCGAGATGGGCTTCTTCCTCGTGCCGCGCGGCGGCGGCACGGGCCTGACCGGCGGCGCAGTGCCCGCGTTGCGGCGCACGGTCATTCTCAGCCTGTCGCGCATGAAGACCATCTATCCGGTGGACACGGAGAACAAGGTTCTCTGCGCCCAGGCCGGCGTGCTGACCCTCAACGCCATAAAGGCGGCCGAGAAGGCCGGCCTGCTGTTCACCGTGGACCCGGCGTCCAAGGCCGGCTCGTCCATCGGCGGCAACATCTCCGAAAACTCCGGCGGGCCGTTCGCCTTCGAGTACGGCACCACCCTCGACAACATCCTGTCCTTCAAGCAGGTCATGCCCGACGGCAGCTTGGTGGAGGTGCGCCGCAAGGATCACCCGCGGCACAAGATCATGCCCGGCGAGTCGGCCGTGTTCGAAGTGCTGGACGAGTCCGGCGGGCTCCTGCGCACCGTGACCCTGAGCGGGGACGAGATTCGCGGGCCGGGCCTGGGCAAGGACGTGAGCAACAAGTTCCTGGGCGGCTTGCCCGGCGTGCAGAAGGAAGGCGTGGACGGCGTCATCGTCGAGGGCTGCTTCACCCTGTATGACACGCTCAAGCTTTCGCGCACCCTGTGCCTGGAGTTTTTCGGTCGCAGCATGCACAACGCCATGCTCGTCATCAAGGACGTAGTGGGCCTGCGTGACCGCATTCGACAGGAAGGCGACCTGGTCAAGATCTCCTCCCTGGAGGAGTTCAACAGCAAGTACGTACAGGCCATCGGCTACCAGAAAAAATCCGCTCGCTATGAGGGCGAGCCGATCTCGGTACTCCTGCTCCAGCTCGACTCCGACGATGCGCAGGCCCTGGATGCCGCCGTGAGCGCCATCGTGGACCTAGCCGAGCCCTACGAGGGCGTGGACATTTTCGTGGCCCGCGACGACAAGGAGGCCGAGCACTTCTGGGAGGACCGTCACAAGCTCTCGGCCATCGCCAAGCGCACCTCGGGCTTCAAGGTCAACGAGGACATCGTCATTCCCCTGGAGGGCGTGCCGGTCTTTTCCGACTTCCTGGAAGATTTGAACCTCTATTACATGGCGTATGCCTACCGCCTGGCCCTGCAGGAGGCCGGCAAGCTGCCTGGCCTGGACCTCAAGGACAAGTCCCTGGACCAGGAGATGATCACGTCCATGAAGATTCTGCGCGGGCAGCTCTCGGCCAAGGACATGACCGAGCAGGAGCTTGAGATCCGCGCGGCGCTGTTCTTCCAGGACCTGGAGAATCGTTATCCCAAGCTAAAGGAGCGGCTGGCCCAGGTCCTACACGACATGCGCGCCACGCGCATTGTCCTGGCCAGCCACATGCACGCGGGCGACGGCAACTGCCACGTGAACATTCCGGTCAACTCCAACGACCCGCAGATGCTCGCTCTGGCTTACGAGGCAGCCGGCAAGGTCTTCGAGAAAGTCTTGTTCATGGGCGGCGGCGTGTCCGGCGAGCACGGCATCGGCATCACCAAGATCGCCTTTCTGCAGGAAGAGAAGATGGAGGCCCTGCGACGCTACAAGGCCGTGGTGGACCCCAAGGGCATCATCAATCCAGGCAAGCTCGTCACGCGCGAGATGGCCGTGGAGCCCTACACCTTCTCCTTCAACCGGCTCATCCAGGATCTGGCCAAGACCGCCTTGCCCGACAAGGAGCGGCTTATCAAGCTCCTGTCCGACATCCAGGTCTGCACGCGCTGCGGCAAGTGCAAGCAGGTCTGCCCCATGTACTACCCGGAGAAGGGCCTGCTCTATCATCCGCGCAACAAGAACATGACCATCGGCGCCCTGGTGGAGGCCGTCTACTACAGCCAGATGCATGAAGGCCGTCCCGAGCAGCGACTGCTGGACAGCCTGCGCCGGCTCACGGAGCACTGCACGGCCTGCGGCCGCTGCGCGAGCTGCCCGGTGAAGATCAACAGCGCCGACGTGACCCTGTTCATGCGCGCGTTCCTGGATGAGAAAAAGGCCGGCGGTCATCCCATCAAAACCAACGTGCTGGGCTGGCTGGCAAAGGAGCCCGAGATTCGGGCGCCCATGGCCGCCAAGGCCGCGGCCGTGGGCCAGAACCTGCAGAACCGCATGGTCGGGCTTATGCCTCCGCGCTGGCGCGATCGGCTGGCCAACCCGCTCTTTTCCGGCAAGGGGCCGGAAGTCGACTTCCGCAACCTGGCCGAAAGCCTGCACCTGAATCGGGGCTCCATCTTTGCGCCAGAGTCCCTGGAGGACGGCCGCGATGTGCCAGAGGCGGTCTTCTATTTCCCCGGCTGCGGCGCGTCGCTCTTCTCGCGCTCCATCGGCATGGCCTCGCTCTACCTGCTCATCCGCTCGGGAGTGAGCGTAATCCTGCCGCCCAAGCATCTGTGCTGCGGCTATCCGCTGCTCTCCCAGGGCATGGAGGAGGCCTATCTGGTCAACCAGGACCGCAACCTGCCGGTCATTCGCTCGGCCCTGCGCGAGGCCAAGCAACTCGGCTTCTTTGCCAACACGGTGCTGACCTCCTGCGGCACCTGCCGCGAGTCCCTGCAGAAGTACGGCGTCGAGATGATCTTCGGCCTGAATGTGCGCCATCTGGATGTGACCCAGTACCTGCTGGGTAAGCTGAGCCTGAAGGGCAAGGCGACCGGTCCGCTGCTCTACCATTCCGCCTGCCACGCCGAGTGGAACGGCTTGGCCCCGGCCAAGTCCGGCGAGGCCTACCGCAAGGGTCTGGCCGAGCTTACCGGAACCAAAGTGCATCTTTCGCCTGGGTGCTGCGGCGAATCGGGCCTGGGAGCCATGACCTCTCCGGCCATTTACAACAAGCTGCGCGGACGCAAGCAGGTCCAACTGGCCGAGGACCTGGAAGGCTGCGCCGATTGCCAGGTCGTGGTCGGCTGTCCCTCATGCAAGATGGGCATTTCCCGCTGCCTGCTGGGCATGGAAGGGCAGGCCGCCCGGCGCGAGGTGCTGCACGCGGTGGAATACCTGGCCAGACTTGCCGGCGGACCCGACTGGCGTACGCAGCTCCTGAAGAGCCTGGCAAAGGACCCGGAGCGTCGCGGCCTGCGCATCGTCAGGAACCTGGATTAA